AACGCATTCCTATTTTTCAAGATTCTTTCTTTCTCGGCCAAGTGCGAACGATGTACAAACTAATgtggatatttattttttttctactcGACGTTCGCCAAAGCCACGAAAATCATATAGATCCCCGTATAGTTGGTGGATTTCCAGCGGATATAGCCACCATCCCGTACATAGTATCTATACAATTATATGGAATCCACCACTGCGGCggctcaataataaataaccGAACCATTTTAACGGCGGCCCATTGCTTGGCCGGAGTTTCGCGGCGTTTGCTGAAAGTCAAAGCCGGTGGAACCACACGCGATCCAAAAGATGGAAAATTATACCCGGTTGCTGCAGTTTATCACCATGAAAAGTGGTCGGCCAAGACAATGGACTATGATATTGGCCTCCTGCGTCTAACCACTGCTATCACTTACTCCAGAAAGGTTAGGTTTAATATTGGTGTCCCGAACGGAAGACTTACTTTACCAATTTTTGTCCATAGATAAAACCTATCAAAATAAGCTCAAAAAAGGTAGCGGATGGAAAATTTGCTACGATCGCCGGGTGGGGCTTTACAAGCAGCGATGCTCAAACTTCCCAAGGGTTAAGATATGCCCGAGTGCCAATAGTGAATCACAAAAAGTGCACAAACCTATACGGGAAAAGGGTGACTGATCGAATGGTATGTGCTGGTTACCTCGAAGGTGGAACTGATGCCTGTCAAATGGACTCCGGCGGTCCACTTGTTTTTCAGGAAGAGCTGATTGGCATTGTGTCCTGGGGCGTGGGTTGCGCCCAACCCAATAAGCCTGGCGTTTATGCGCGGCTTGAAACTTTGGCCTCCTGGGTTAACACAactttgaataaaataaagactTAAAGTGAAAGACTTAAAACTTAAGTGATTGACGAAGAATCCACCTACAATTCGTTTAAgtatcgtttaaagtattccttaagaatcggattggccaagatatggcctaccaAACGAACAATATTGAcgttccatgcatttttcccatttttgaaggggaccctccagaaaatttgacaaaaaatctaaaaaatattgtgttcctagattttgatgcagattggtggcaaatcaatccacaaatcgattaaggtattccgcttaagaatcggattaatattggccaagatgtGGCCTTCCCAATGGGCGATATTGGTGTTcgatgcattttcc
The Drosophila bipectinata strain 14024-0381.07 chromosome 3R, DbipHiC1v2, whole genome shotgun sequence DNA segment above includes these coding regions:
- the LOC108134422 gene encoding trypsin-1 is translated as MYKLMWIFIFFLLDVRQSHENHIDPRIVGGFPADIATIPYIVSIQLYGIHHCGGSIINNRTILTAAHCLAGVSRRLLKVKAGGTTRDPKDGKLYPVAAVYHHEKWSAKTMDYDIGLLRLTTAITYSRKIKPIKISSKKVADGKFATIAGWGFTSSDAQTSQGLRYARVPIVNHKKCTNLYGKRVTDRMVCAGYLEGGTDACQMDSGGPLVFQEELIGIVSWGVGCAQPNKPGVYARLETLASWVNTTLNKIKT